In Panthera tigris isolate Pti1 chromosome C1, P.tigris_Pti1_mat1.1, whole genome shotgun sequence, the following proteins share a genomic window:
- the EPHA10 gene encoding ephrin type-A receptor 10 isoform X4 gives METGAGPHPLRLFVCLMPLCLALLLGPGRPGIAEEVILLDSKASQAELGWTALPSNGWEEISGVDEHDRPIRTYQVCNVLEPNQDNWLQTGWISRGRGQRIFVELQFTLRDCSSIPGAAGTCKETFNVYYLETEADLGRGRPRPGGSRPRKIDTIAADESFTQGDLGERKMKLNTEVREIGPLSRRGFHLAFQDVGACVALVSVRVYYKQCRATVRGLAAFPATAAESAFSTLVEVTGTCVAHSEGEPGSPPRMHCGADGEWLVPVGRCSCSAGFQERGDICEACPPGFYKLSSRRPLCSPCPEHSRALENASTFCVCQDSYARSPTDPPSASCTRPPSAPRDLQYSLSRSPLALRLRWLPPADSGGRSDVTYSLLCLRCGREGPAGACEPCGPRVAFVPRQAGLRERAATLLHLRPGARYTVRVAALNGVSGPAAAAGATYAQVTVSTGPGAPWEEDEIRRDRVEPQSVSLSWREPIPAGAPGANGTEYEIRYYEKGQSEQTYSTVKTGAPAVTVTNLKPATRYVFQIRAASPGPSWETQSFNPSIEVQTPGEGPGARGRLP, from the exons TCATCCTCCTGGATTCCAAAGCCTCCCAGGCTGAGTTGGGCTGGACTGCACTGCCAAGTAATGGG TGGGAGGAGATCAGCGGCGTGGACGAGCATGACCGTCCGATCCGCACATACCAGGTGTGCAACGTGCTGGAGCCCAACCAGGACAACTGGTTGCAAACTGGCTGGATCAGCCGTGGCCGCGGGCAGCGCATCTTCGTGGAGCTGCAGTTCACACTGCGCGACTGCAGCAGCATCCCGGGCGCCGCGGGCACCTGCAAGGAGACTTTCAACGTCTACTACCTGGAAACAGAGGCTGACCTGGGCCGCGGGCGTCCCCGCCCAGGTGGCAGCCGGCCCCGCAAGATCGATACAATCGCTGCGGATGAGAGCTTCACGCAGGGCGACCTGGGAGAGCGCAAGATGAAGCTGAACACGGAGGTGCGCGAGATCGGTCCGCTCAGCCGGCGGGGTTTCCACCTGGCCTTTCAGGACGTGGGCGCATGCGTTGCGCTGGTCTCTGTGCGCGTCTACTACAAGCAGTGCCGCGCGACGGTGCGGGGCCTGGCGGCGTTCCCAGCCACCGCAGCTGAGAGTGCCTTCTCCACGCTGGTGGAGGTGACGGGAACGTGCGTGGCGCACTCAGAAGGGGAGCCCGGCAGCCCCCCGCGCATGCACTGTGGCGCTGATGGTGAATGGCTGGTGCCCGTGGGCCGCTGCAGCTGCAGTGCGGGATTCCAGGAACGTGGTGACATCTGTGAAG CCTGTCCTCCAGGGTTTTACAAGTTGTCCTCGCGTCGGCCGCTCTGCTCCCCGTGCCCAGAGCACAGCCGGGCCCTGGAAAACGCCTCCACGTTCTGCGTGTGCCAGGACAGCTACGCGCGCTCGCCCACCGACCCGCCGTCGGCCTCCTGCACCC ggccGCCGTCGGCGCCGCGGGACCTGCAGTACAGCCTGAGCCGCTCGCCGCTGGCGCTGAGGCTGCGCTGGCTGCCGCCCGCCGACTCGGGCGGCCGCTCGGACGTCACGTACTCGCTGCTGTGCCTGCGCTGCGGCCGCGAGGGCCCGGCGGGCGCGTGCGAGCCGTGCGGGCCGCGCGTGGCCTTCGTGCCGCGCCAGGCCGGGCTGCGGGAGCGCGCCGCCACGCTGCTCCACCTGCGGCCCGGGGCGCGCTACACCGTGCGCGTGGCGGCGCTCAACGGCGTGTCGGGCCCGGCTGCCGCCGCGGGAGCCACCTACGCGCAGGTCACCGTGTCCACGGGGCCCGGGG CGCCCTGGGAGGAGGATGAGATCCGGAGGGACCGAGTGGAGCCCCAGAGTGTGTCCCTGTCGTGGCGGGAGCCTATCCCTGCCGGAGCTCCCGGGGCTAACGGCACGGAGTACGAGATCCGATACTACGAGAAG GGTCAGAGTGAGCAGACTTACTCCACGGTGAAGACAGGGGCACCCGCGGTCACTGTCACCAACCTGAAGCCGGCTACCCGCTACGTCTTTCAGATCCGGGCGGCTTCCCCGGGGCCCTCCTGGGAGACTCAGAGCTTCAATCCCTCCATTGAAGTGCAGACCCCAGGGGAGG GCCCTGGAGCGAGAGGCAGGCTTCCGTGA
- the EPHA10 gene encoding ephrin type-A receptor 10 isoform X6, whose translation METGAGPHPLRLFVCLMPLCLALLLGPGRPGIAEEVILLDSKASQAELGWTALPSNGWEEISGVDEHDRPIRTYQVCNVLEPNQDNWLQTGWISRGRGQRIFVELQFTLRDCSSIPGAAGTCKETFNVYYLETEADLGRGRPRPGGSRPRKIDTIAADESFTQGDLGERKMKLNTEVREIGPLSRRGFHLAFQDVGACVALVSVRVYYKQCRATVRGLAAFPATAAESAFSTLVEVTGTCVAHSEGEPGSPPRMHCGADGEWLVPVGRCSCSAGFQERGDICEACPPGFYKLSSRRPLCSPCPEHSRALENASTFCVCQDSYARSPTDPPSASCTRPPSAPRDLQYSLSRSPLALRLRWLPPADSGGRSDVTYSLLCLRCGREGPAGACEPCGPRVAFVPRQAGLRERAATLLHLRPGARYTVRVAALNGVSGPAAAAGATYAQVTVSTGPGAPWEEDEIRRDRVEPQSVSLSWREPIPAGAPGANGTEYEIRYYEKVRVRVSRLTPR comes from the exons TCATCCTCCTGGATTCCAAAGCCTCCCAGGCTGAGTTGGGCTGGACTGCACTGCCAAGTAATGGG TGGGAGGAGATCAGCGGCGTGGACGAGCATGACCGTCCGATCCGCACATACCAGGTGTGCAACGTGCTGGAGCCCAACCAGGACAACTGGTTGCAAACTGGCTGGATCAGCCGTGGCCGCGGGCAGCGCATCTTCGTGGAGCTGCAGTTCACACTGCGCGACTGCAGCAGCATCCCGGGCGCCGCGGGCACCTGCAAGGAGACTTTCAACGTCTACTACCTGGAAACAGAGGCTGACCTGGGCCGCGGGCGTCCCCGCCCAGGTGGCAGCCGGCCCCGCAAGATCGATACAATCGCTGCGGATGAGAGCTTCACGCAGGGCGACCTGGGAGAGCGCAAGATGAAGCTGAACACGGAGGTGCGCGAGATCGGTCCGCTCAGCCGGCGGGGTTTCCACCTGGCCTTTCAGGACGTGGGCGCATGCGTTGCGCTGGTCTCTGTGCGCGTCTACTACAAGCAGTGCCGCGCGACGGTGCGGGGCCTGGCGGCGTTCCCAGCCACCGCAGCTGAGAGTGCCTTCTCCACGCTGGTGGAGGTGACGGGAACGTGCGTGGCGCACTCAGAAGGGGAGCCCGGCAGCCCCCCGCGCATGCACTGTGGCGCTGATGGTGAATGGCTGGTGCCCGTGGGCCGCTGCAGCTGCAGTGCGGGATTCCAGGAACGTGGTGACATCTGTGAAG CCTGTCCTCCAGGGTTTTACAAGTTGTCCTCGCGTCGGCCGCTCTGCTCCCCGTGCCCAGAGCACAGCCGGGCCCTGGAAAACGCCTCCACGTTCTGCGTGTGCCAGGACAGCTACGCGCGCTCGCCCACCGACCCGCCGTCGGCCTCCTGCACCC ggccGCCGTCGGCGCCGCGGGACCTGCAGTACAGCCTGAGCCGCTCGCCGCTGGCGCTGAGGCTGCGCTGGCTGCCGCCCGCCGACTCGGGCGGCCGCTCGGACGTCACGTACTCGCTGCTGTGCCTGCGCTGCGGCCGCGAGGGCCCGGCGGGCGCGTGCGAGCCGTGCGGGCCGCGCGTGGCCTTCGTGCCGCGCCAGGCCGGGCTGCGGGAGCGCGCCGCCACGCTGCTCCACCTGCGGCCCGGGGCGCGCTACACCGTGCGCGTGGCGGCGCTCAACGGCGTGTCGGGCCCGGCTGCCGCCGCGGGAGCCACCTACGCGCAGGTCACCGTGTCCACGGGGCCCGGGG CGCCCTGGGAGGAGGATGAGATCCGGAGGGACCGAGTGGAGCCCCAGAGTGTGTCCCTGTCGTGGCGGGAGCCTATCCCTGCCGGAGCTCCCGGGGCTAACGGCACGGAGTACGAGATCCGATACTACGAGAAGGTGAG GGTCAGAGTGAGCAGACTTACTCCACGGTGA